One window from the genome of [Clostridium] celerecrescens 18A encodes:
- the deoC gene encoding deoxyribose-phosphate aldolase, producing MTDLEMLSYVDHTQLKAFATWEDIEELCKEAVEYKTASVCIPPCYISRVHEQFPGLNICTVVGFPLGYSVTESKILETKKAIEDGASEVDMVVNISDVKNGDYDKVEKEIAELKRAAGENILKVIIEACYLTEEEKIAMCKAVTAAGADYIKTSTGFGTGGAALEDIELFKKHIGPGVKIKAAGGVRTLEDLRAYIEAGCSRVGASAAVKLAAQKQ from the coding sequence ATGACAGATTTAGAGATGTTAAGCTACGTAGACCACACACAGTTAAAGGCATTTGCCACCTGGGAGGACATTGAGGAGCTTTGTAAGGAAGCTGTGGAATATAAAACGGCTTCCGTGTGCATCCCTCCCTGCTATATCAGCCGGGTACATGAACAATTTCCAGGCCTTAATATCTGTACCGTTGTCGGATTTCCTCTGGGCTACAGTGTGACAGAATCAAAGATCCTTGAAACAAAAAAAGCCATTGAAGACGGGGCCTCTGAGGTGGATATGGTAGTAAATATCAGCGATGTGAAAAATGGAGATTACGATAAGGTAGAAAAGGAAATTGCAGAACTGAAAAGAGCAGCCGGCGAAAACATCTTAAAGGTCATTATTGAGGCCTGTTATCTTACAGAGGAAGAGAAGATCGCCATGTGCAAGGCAGTTACGGCAGCCGGAGCTGACTATATTAAGACTTCCACCGGGTTTGGTACCGGGGGTGCGGCTCTTGAAGATATTGAGTTATTTAAAAAGCACATCGGACCCGGTGTAAAGATAAAAGCGGCCGGCGGGGTCAGAACCCTTGAGGATTTAAGGGCTTATATTGAAGCCGGATGCAGTCGTGTGGGTGCCAGTGCAGCTGTTAAACTGGCAGCACAGAAGCAGTAA
- a CDS encoding CarD family transcriptional regulator, with amino-acid sequence MFQVNDLVVFGTHGICRVEAIGSLNMSAVDDDRLYYTLKPLYEAQQCVVYTPVDNLKAPMREVSTREEAIELINLIPDTPTTWVLDERQREGSYKEIMMKNECTGWLQIIKTLYLRKQKGLVEGKKNSAKDEFYFKMAEDLLYGELAVALELEPAVVKDMVVTRVSAE; translated from the coding sequence ATGTTTCAGGTAAATGATCTAGTAGTATTCGGAACCCATGGAATATGCAGGGTAGAGGCGATAGGGAGCCTTAACATGTCCGCAGTGGATGATGACCGCCTTTACTATACGCTGAAACCTCTTTATGAGGCACAGCAATGTGTTGTTTATACGCCCGTAGACAATTTAAAAGCACCCATGAGAGAAGTATCTACCAGAGAAGAAGCCATAGAGCTGATTAATCTGATTCCAGATACTCCAACCACGTGGGTGCTTGACGAAAGACAGCGAGAAGGAAGCTATAAGGAAATCATGATGAAAAATGAGTGCACAGGCTGGCTCCAGATCATCAAGACACTGTATTTAAGGAAACAGAAGGGGCTGGTAGAAGGTAAGAAAAATTCGGCAAAGGATGAATTCTATTTTAAGATGGCGGAAGATCTGCTTTACGGTGAACTTGCGGTAGCTTTAGAATTGGAACCGGCCGTAGTGAAAGACATGGTGGTGACACGGGTGAGTGCTGAGTAA
- a CDS encoding thymidine kinase — MAKLFFRYGAMGSSKTANALMTRYNFREKGKNVLLIKPDLETRDEKNKIRSRIGLEADCILWSEFKYDDYNLIKELDAIIVDEVQFLSENDIEQLSKIVDEYDISVFCYGLRTDFTSHLFPGSKRLMELADEIEELKTVCWCGNSANMNARIDKDGNVIREGKQILMGANDKYISLCRKHYKEGKIRQ, encoded by the coding sequence ATGGCAAAATTGTTTTTCAGATATGGTGCAATGGGGAGTTCTAAGACGGCTAACGCACTAATGACAAGATATAATTTTAGAGAAAAGGGGAAAAACGTATTATTAATAAAACCTGATTTAGAAACCAGGGATGAAAAAAACAAAATCAGATCTAGAATCGGACTGGAAGCAGATTGCATTTTATGGTCTGAATTCAAATATGACGATTATAATTTAATCAAGGAATTGGATGCAATCATTGTGGATGAAGTACAATTTCTTTCTGAAAATGATATTGAACAACTTTCTAAAATTGTCGATGAATACGATATTTCAGTTTTCTGTTATGGCCTCAGAACGGATTTTACATCCCACCTTTTTCCCGGATCCAAACGTTTGATGGAACTGGCAGATGAAATTGAGGAACTTAAGACAGTCTGCTGGTGCGGGAATAGTGCCAATATGAATGCTAGGATTGATAAAGATGGAAATGTAATCAGAGAAGGAAAGCAAATATTAATGGGGGCAAATGATAAATACATTTCATTATGCCGTAAACACTATAAAGAAGGTAAAATCAGACAATAG
- a CDS encoding PTS transporter subunit EIIC, translating to MFKQLQKLGKAFMLPIAILPAAGLLLGIGGAMSNPNTIAAYPFLNIFALQAIFTVMSKAGEVVFGNLSLIMCIGLAVGLAKKDKGTAGLAAAVAFLVMNASIGALLSVFKPDGNTIDTGVVGSIVIGCMVTYFHNRYRDIQLPPFLGFFGGSRFIPIVSSFAAIFIGAIFFLIWPPFQSLLISSGQTIAGMGVLGTFLYGFLMRLCGAVGLHHMIYPMFWYTELGGVATVAGQEIAGAQKIFFAQLADPDFTGMYTEGTRFFAGRFDTMIFGLPAACLAMYHCVPQKRRKLVFGLFFSAALTSFLTGITEPIEFMFLFVAPWLYVIHAFLDGLSFAIADLLSVRIGNTFSGGIIDFTLFGVLQGNARTHWIYVVVVGVFWALLYYVLFRFLITKFNIPTPGREAGEEDEVNVESKGTIAETAVRVLAALGGKENIEDCDACITRLRVAVKDITKVDKEAIKREGATAVLEVKGGIQAIFGAKADLIKSKINDIIGED from the coding sequence ATGTTTAAGCAGCTTCAAAAATTAGGTAAGGCATTTATGTTACCGATTGCCATTCTTCCGGCAGCAGGTCTCCTGTTAGGAATCGGTGGGGCAATGTCCAATCCAAACACGATCGCGGCCTATCCGTTTTTGAACATCTTTGCTCTGCAGGCAATATTTACTGTTATGAGCAAGGCGGGAGAAGTGGTGTTTGGAAATCTGTCATTAATCATGTGTATTGGTCTGGCAGTGGGGCTTGCAAAAAAAGATAAAGGAACTGCGGGTCTGGCAGCTGCGGTTGCGTTTCTTGTCATGAATGCATCGATCGGTGCATTGCTGTCAGTCTTTAAACCAGATGGAAACACAATTGATACCGGAGTAGTAGGTTCTATTGTAATAGGCTGTATGGTTACCTATTTTCATAACCGGTACCGCGATATACAGCTGCCTCCGTTTCTGGGATTTTTCGGAGGATCACGTTTTATACCGATTGTATCCTCTTTTGCAGCAATTTTTATCGGCGCAATATTTTTCCTGATTTGGCCTCCTTTTCAGTCGTTATTGATTTCCAGCGGCCAGACCATTGCTGGCATGGGAGTTTTAGGGACTTTCCTTTATGGATTTTTGATGAGGCTTTGCGGTGCAGTGGGCCTTCATCATATGATTTACCCTATGTTCTGGTATACAGAATTAGGCGGAGTTGCCACTGTGGCGGGCCAGGAAATTGCAGGTGCTCAAAAGATATTCTTCGCCCAGCTGGCTGATCCTGATTTTACAGGAATGTATACCGAGGGTACACGGTTTTTTGCAGGCCGTTTTGATACGATGATTTTCGGTTTACCGGCCGCATGCCTAGCCATGTATCACTGTGTTCCACAAAAACGCCGTAAATTAGTATTCGGTTTATTCTTCTCTGCAGCCCTTACATCATTTTTAACAGGCATTACAGAACCCATTGAATTCATGTTTCTGTTTGTAGCTCCCTGGCTGTATGTGATACATGCATTTTTAGATGGTCTCTCGTTTGCGATTGCTGATCTTTTAAGCGTTCGTATCGGCAACACATTTTCCGGCGGAATTATTGACTTTACCTTATTTGGAGTCCTGCAGGGCAATGCAAGGACTCACTGGATCTATGTGGTAGTGGTGGGAGTATTCTGGGCGCTTCTGTATTATGTGCTGTTCCGTTTTTTGATTACAAAGTTTAATATCCCGACTCCGGGCCGCGAGGCAGGAGAAGAAGATGAGGTAAATGTAGAGTCAAAGGGTACAATCGCTGAAACGGCGGTTCGTGTACTTGCGGCTCTGGGAGGTAAGGAAAATATCGAAGATTGCGATGCTTGTATCACCCGTCTGCGTGTAGCGGTAAAGGATATTACCAAAGTTGACAAAGAGGCCATAAAACGGGAAGGCGCAACGGCCGTATTGGAAGTTAAAGGGGGTATTCAGGCAATATTTGGAGCGAAAGCAGATCTGATAAAATCAAAAATAAACGACATAATTGGCGAAGATTAG
- a CDS encoding N-acetylmannosamine-6-phosphate 2-epimerase yields the protein MNRGLIVSCQALPEEPLHSSFIMGRMALAAKEGGAVGIRANSVEDIEEIKKHVDLPIIGIIKKVYEEGKPYITPTFAEVDALVRTGVDVVAVDATINQDVDFLYKLHEKYPHQKFMADISTEEEGLRADEIGFDFVGLTLLGYTPQSQGLDKFQVLQSLIGKCKHPVIAEGNFNTPEQAAKAIESGAYAVVVGTAITRPQCITRGFAEAVSKVFI from the coding sequence ATGAATAGAGGTTTAATTGTATCCTGTCAGGCGCTTCCTGAGGAACCCCTGCACAGTTCATTTATCATGGGGCGTATGGCTCTGGCGGCAAAAGAAGGAGGCGCAGTCGGTATTCGTGCAAACAGCGTGGAAGATATTGAGGAAATCAAGAAACATGTGGATCTTCCTATTATCGGAATTATCAAAAAGGTATATGAGGAAGGCAAACCTTATATTACACCCACATTTGCAGAGGTGGATGCACTGGTTCGGACAGGTGTTGATGTAGTCGCCGTAGATGCTACCATAAATCAGGATGTGGATTTTCTATATAAGCTTCATGAAAAATATCCACATCAAAAATTTATGGCTGATATTTCAACGGAAGAAGAGGGGCTGCGTGCTGATGAGATTGGTTTTGATTTTGTTGGTCTGACACTGCTGGGATATACACCTCAGTCTCAAGGACTGGATAAATTTCAGGTGCTTCAGTCTTTGATTGGAAAATGTAAGCACCCAGTAATTGCAGAAGGAAATTTCAACACACCGGAGCAGGCTGCAAAGGCGATTGAATCAGGTGCTTACGCAGTTGTTGTGGGAACTGCAATTACACGCCCCCAATGCATCACACGTGGATTTGCCGAAGCAGTATCAAAGGTTTTTATTTAA
- a CDS encoding MurR/RpiR family transcriptional regulator, whose amino-acid sequence MDILSSIQKKYNTFTDKERSIADYILKEGNNIRNMNISVLAATVGVSDGTITRFCKKVGQRSFAELKIQLGSAGAGNKIAHSDDLVSQVYDFYKTVIEHSNQMIDRKALEYLADQIEAAGNIYIFGVGSSGLTACETMLRLSRMGFHVQSVTDSHLMVIYSSILGPGDLVIAISISGETAEVINAVRAAKQNGAKLIGLTSFTDSTIAQCADFCLPVVNPLFVDQERFVNSQLSTLYTIDLLCLILLKDEARKKKMNITVETIVKQSHLK is encoded by the coding sequence ATGGATATTCTTTCATCAATTCAAAAGAAATATAATACGTTTACTGATAAAGAACGAAGTATCGCTGATTACATTTTGAAGGAAGGTAATAATATTCGGAATATGAATATCTCTGTTCTTGCTGCTACTGTGGGAGTTTCTGACGGTACAATTACCCGTTTCTGCAAAAAGGTAGGACAGAGATCTTTTGCAGAACTGAAAATCCAGCTTGGAAGCGCAGGAGCAGGAAATAAGATTGCTCACTCAGACGATCTTGTATCTCAGGTTTATGATTTTTATAAGACTGTGATTGAACATTCCAATCAGATGATAGATAGAAAAGCATTGGAGTACCTGGCAGACCAGATTGAAGCGGCAGGAAATATCTATATATTCGGAGTGGGATCATCGGGGCTGACTGCCTGTGAAACCATGCTCCGCCTGTCCCGCATGGGATTTCATGTACAAAGTGTAACAGATTCTCATCTGATGGTAATTTACAGCTCAATTTTAGGCCCTGGTGATCTGGTAATTGCAATTTCCATATCCGGTGAAACCGCGGAAGTTATCAATGCTGTTAGGGCAGCAAAACAAAATGGAGCAAAGCTCATCGGTCTGACCAGTTTTACCGACAGCACGATCGCACAGTGTGCGGATTTTTGTCTTCCCGTAGTAAATCCTTTGTTTGTTGATCAGGAAAGGTTTGTAAACAGTCAATTATCAACTCTTTATACGATCGATCTTCTTTGTCTGATTCTTCTAAAGGATGAGGCCCGAAAGAAAAAGATGAATATTACGGTAGAAACCATTGTCAAACAGTCTCATTTAAAATAG
- a CDS encoding YIEGIA family protein, with protein MEKTLAFHDLFVILCGIVMGTIARIVTLRIDTRQNPSYPTGGFINIVIGILASFLGAVAIPSLLNKEFTAVTFIALAIQHFRDVRKTEKESLEDLEKTEYSKRGAAYIDGIAKTYESRNYLSLLTSLFVVLILSIVSADSLVINMIGAAASGFGMIYFLTRITKGKCIGDICNIREGKITIDHSDLLVNGMFVTNVLGTERSRDLFLKEGIGIVIEPKTDKFRITVENYGQRQAMLFEATRTFGVKRYSFTRKNFTNGALLLAFVPIIRDPDAIIDVIKKTPVLESSRKITTIMDIDMGGNINGEE; from the coding sequence ATGGAAAAAACACTGGCATTTCACGATCTTTTCGTTATTTTGTGCGGTATAGTAATGGGAACTATTGCGCGGATTGTTACACTTCGTATTGATACACGTCAAAATCCCAGTTATCCTACCGGCGGCTTCATTAACATAGTGATAGGCATTCTGGCTTCTTTTCTGGGGGCTGTTGCAATTCCGTCCCTGTTAAATAAAGAATTTACGGCAGTTACTTTTATTGCCTTGGCGATCCAGCATTTCCGGGATGTGAGAAAAACAGAAAAAGAAAGCCTTGAAGATCTGGAAAAAACAGAATATTCAAAAAGAGGGGCTGCTTACATTGATGGCATTGCCAAAACCTATGAATCCAGAAATTATTTATCACTGCTTACATCCCTTTTTGTTGTATTAATTTTAAGTATTGTATCTGCTGACAGTCTGGTTATAAATATGATAGGTGCCGCGGCCAGCGGTTTTGGTATGATTTATTTCCTGACAAGAATAACAAAAGGCAAATGCATTGGTGACATCTGCAACATAAGAGAAGGGAAAATAACCATAGACCATTCGGATCTGCTTGTAAATGGCATGTTTGTTACCAATGTGCTGGGAACTGAGAGAAGCCGGGATTTGTTTTTGAAAGAAGGGATCGGCATTGTTATAGAGCCGAAAACTGATAAATTCAGAATTACGGTTGAGAATTATGGGCAGAGGCAGGCCATGCTTTTTGAGGCTACCCGGACTTTTGGTGTAAAACGGTACAGTTTTACCCGGAAAAATTTTACAAATGGAGCATTGCTATTGGCGTTTGTGCCAATTATCCGTGATCCTGATGCCATAATAGACGTAATCAAAAAGACACCTGTACTGGAAAGCAGCAGAAAAATCACTACAATTATGGATATAGATATGGGAGGGAATATCAATGGGGAAGAGTAA
- a CDS encoding capping complex subunit for YIEGIA, producing MGKSNPEIMVYITDNKERIISGDPLTLYIPDSKEREICLTDLGKALRADVVQLKNGDHVLISR from the coding sequence ATGGGGAAGAGTAATCCGGAGATAATGGTTTATATAACAGATAACAAAGAACGAATCATATCAGGTGATCCTTTGACTCTTTATATCCCGGATTCTAAGGAGCGGGAAATATGTCTGACTGATTTAGGGAAGGCACTTCGGGCGGATGTGGTGCAGCTGAAAAATGGTGATCATGTATTAATAAGCAGATAG
- a CDS encoding xanthine dehydrogenase family protein molybdopterin-binding subunit — protein sequence METQLGKDTVRKEAKDKVAGAAKYTNDITDSPMLYARLLTSVHAHAQIVSIDTREASAMPGVKAVITAKDHQVICGSMLQDRPPLARDKVRYYGEPVAIVVADDEMQAKAAVGRILVEYKPLPVVNSVKEAFKRNPVIIHEALMLYTKATEEVYPVKGTNICHHQKIRKGDMQKGWLDSEIVVEGSFSLPQSDHAAMETRAVHCIIMPEGSVKIKTSTQSPYEVKESISKYLNIPEGKIVVQVPLVGGAFGGKACIQPEVLAVIAAMNVKGKWINLVNTREEDMVTSPCHLGLEGTIRIGAKKSGQIMAAEMTFQIDTGAYSDISPKITKAIAADCAGPYRIPNIQCDCYSVYTNHPYITSFRGFGHEAHTFCLERMMDKLAFETGLDPFQLRLINLVKAGDTTPTQVKVTASNTGNAAECLERLKTVINWEEGSRIAEENGLVRAKGISCLIKTSDTPTDAGASAVLSFNSDGSINLDCGAAEIGPGMKTTAAQILAEKMRISVNDVYVKLDVNTQSTPYLWKTVASMTTFLVGRAVLNAADDAISQLMGLASIALRCPTEDLDFENKMIYVKHDPELYIMFEDLVKGYKFSDGNSLKGPVIGRGSYIMNHLTPLNEASGRGTPGKSWTVGAQAVEIEYDTRQHTYRLLKAATVIDAGKVINPKTARGVVMGGMCMGLGLGTSEDFVYNEDGIVEDTSFRTYKMIRYGENPEYVVDFVETPQIDAPYGARGIAEHGIIGMPAALANAISLAAHIDVNRLPITPEFIWRERMKL from the coding sequence ATGGAAACCCAGTTGGGAAAAGACACGGTAAGGAAAGAGGCAAAAGATAAAGTAGCAGGTGCAGCCAAGTATACAAATGATATAACAGATTCGCCGATGCTCTACGCCAGATTATTGACAAGCGTTCATGCTCATGCCCAGATCGTATCCATAGATACCAGGGAAGCTTCTGCTATGCCGGGGGTAAAGGCGGTTATTACTGCAAAGGACCATCAGGTTATCTGTGGATCCATGCTTCAGGACAGGCCTCCCTTAGCCAGAGATAAAGTGCGTTATTACGGGGAACCGGTTGCCATCGTTGTTGCAGATGATGAAATGCAGGCAAAAGCAGCAGTGGGAAGGATACTTGTAGAATATAAGCCTTTACCGGTTGTGAATTCTGTAAAAGAGGCATTCAAAAGGAATCCTGTGATCATACATGAAGCTCTTATGTTATATACTAAAGCCACGGAGGAAGTATATCCTGTAAAAGGAACCAATATCTGCCATCATCAAAAAATCAGAAAAGGCGATATGCAGAAAGGCTGGCTGGATAGCGAAATTGTTGTAGAGGGTAGTTTTTCCCTGCCCCAGTCTGATCATGCCGCCATGGAAACTAGGGCAGTTCACTGTATAATCATGCCGGAGGGCAGTGTAAAGATCAAGACATCAACCCAATCACCTTATGAGGTAAAGGAATCAATCAGCAAATATCTTAATATTCCGGAGGGAAAGATTGTAGTCCAGGTTCCATTAGTTGGCGGTGCATTTGGAGGAAAGGCATGTATACAGCCAGAGGTGCTTGCAGTGATTGCGGCGATGAATGTTAAAGGAAAATGGATCAATCTGGTGAATACAAGAGAAGAAGATATGGTCACTTCTCCATGCCATTTGGGGTTGGAGGGAACCATAAGGATCGGAGCGAAAAAAAGCGGGCAGATCATGGCGGCAGAAATGACATTCCAGATAGATACCGGTGCTTACTCTGACATTTCTCCTAAGATAACGAAAGCAATCGCAGCGGATTGTGCCGGTCCCTACCGGATACCCAATATTCAGTGCGATTGCTACAGCGTTTATACAAACCACCCCTATATAACCTCTTTCCGAGGATTCGGTCATGAGGCACATACCTTTTGTCTGGAAAGAATGATGGATAAACTGGCTTTCGAAACAGGACTGGATCCTTTTCAGCTAAGGCTCATAAATCTGGTTAAAGCCGGCGACACAACTCCCACCCAAGTCAAAGTCACAGCCAGCAATACAGGGAATGCGGCAGAATGCCTTGAGAGGCTGAAAACAGTCATTAACTGGGAGGAAGGTTCCCGCATCGCAGAAGAGAACGGACTGGTCAGAGCAAAGGGAATCAGCTGTCTGATCAAGACCTCTGATACTCCCACAGATGCAGGCGCAAGCGCTGTTTTATCTTTTAATTCTGACGGAAGCATAAATCTGGATTGCGGCGCTGCGGAGATAGGGCCTGGAATGAAGACAACGGCAGCGCAGATATTGGCGGAAAAGATGAGAATCAGTGTCAATGACGTTTATGTAAAGCTGGATGTAAATACCCAGTCAACCCCTTATTTATGGAAAACCGTTGCCAGTATGACAACTTTTCTGGTTGGACGGGCCGTATTAAATGCAGCGGATGATGCCATATCCCAGCTGATGGGTCTTGCATCGATTGCCCTGCGGTGCCCGACGGAAGACCTGGACTTTGAGAATAAGATGATATATGTGAAACATGATCCGGAGCTTTATATCATGTTCGAGGATCTGGTAAAAGGCTACAAATTTTCAGACGGCAATTCCCTCAAAGGGCCTGTGATTGGAAGGGGCAGCTATATCATGAATCATCTGACACCCCTTAATGAGGCATCGGGACGGGGAACACCCGGCAAGAGCTGGACGGTAGGAGCCCAGGCCGTTGAAATTGAATATGATACCAGGCAGCATACTTACCGGCTGCTAAAAGCGGCTACTGTGATTGACGCGGGTAAAGTCATAAATCCCAAGACTGCAAGAGGCGTGGTTATGGGCGGTATGTGTATGGGGCTGGGGCTTGGTACCAGTGAGGATTTCGTCTATAATGAAGATGGAATTGTAGAAGATACTAGCTTTCGCACCTATAAAATGATCCGATATGGAGAAAATCCGGAATATGTGGTTGATTTTGTAGAAACACCTCAAATTGATGCACCCTATGGGGCCAGAGGGATTGCAGAACACGGCATTATTGGAATGCCTGCCGCATTGGCTAATGCTATATCATTGGCAGCTCATATTGATGTGAACCGGCTTCCCATTACTCCTGAATTCATATGGAGAGAAAGGATGAAACTATGA
- a CDS encoding FAD binding domain-containing protein, protein MIPFDFDYYKPESMDEAFKYYQDLLDNNKKPLYYGGGTEIISMARVGGIGFDSVIDLKGIPECSQLEVSGGKFRIGAAQTLTNIAEYNAYPLLSKTIKRIADHTIQGKITIGGNLAGTIKYREAALPLMISDSTLQVMTRSGLAELPFSKAFNGKLQLKKGEFLVSILIGENDLSHPYNHVKRTKQEKIDYPLITMVASKHNKAIKTAITGYGDHPIILSERIMNHKLYNMEQKIKKIINLVHSDCKGDLSGSRDYREFVLENMLQDMFHNFEKIG, encoded by the coding sequence ATGATTCCTTTTGATTTTGATTATTATAAACCAGAAAGCATGGATGAAGCATTTAAGTACTACCAGGACTTGCTTGATAATAATAAAAAACCTCTTTATTATGGGGGAGGAACGGAAATTATCAGTATGGCCAGGGTAGGGGGGATAGGATTTGATTCGGTTATTGATTTAAAAGGAATACCCGAATGCAGCCAGCTTGAGGTGAGCGGTGGGAAATTCAGGATTGGAGCCGCACAAACCCTTACAAACATTGCGGAATACAATGCATATCCCTTATTGTCCAAAACCATAAAAAGAATTGCAGACCACACGATCCAGGGGAAGATCACCATAGGAGGTAATCTTGCCGGCACAATTAAGTACCGTGAGGCAGCCTTACCTTTAATGATAAGTGATAGCACCCTGCAGGTAATGACACGGAGCGGTTTGGCCGAATTACCTTTTTCAAAGGCATTCAATGGAAAACTGCAGCTTAAAAAGGGAGAATTTCTGGTATCCATATTGATCGGAGAAAATGATTTGAGTCACCCTTACAATCATGTAAAAAGGACAAAGCAGGAGAAAATAGATTATCCGTTGATCACCATGGTGGCATCGAAACATAACAAGGCCATAAAAACAGCGATTACCGGGTATGGCGATCATCCAATTATTTTATCCGAACGGATTATGAATCATAAATTATATAACATGGAACAGAAGATCAAAAAAATTATAAATTTAGTCCATAGTGATTGTAAAGGTGATTTATCGGGGAGCAGGGATTATAGAGAATTTGTATTAGAAAACATGCTTCAGGATATGTTTCATAATTTTGAAAAGATCGGCTGA
- a CDS encoding (2Fe-2S)-binding protein: MHLSGDSIIVLNVNGEDKTVMVKPAYTLLHVLREELSLTGAKSGCENGDCGACTVLVDDMPVKSCLMLAVEAVGHRITTVEGLKNAPIQDAFIKNWGFQCGYCTSGFLMVCHALARHKPDADDETIEEWLQSNLCRCTGYEEIENAVKSILSGNYN, translated from the coding sequence ATGCATTTATCAGGTGATAGTATTATAGTTCTTAATGTAAATGGTGAAGATAAAACTGTTATGGTTAAACCGGCCTATACTCTGCTTCATGTTCTTCGGGAGGAATTGTCATTAACCGGAGCCAAAAGCGGCTGTGAGAACGGAGATTGCGGCGCCTGCACGGTACTCGTTGATGACATGCCGGTAAAATCCTGCCTGATGCTGGCGGTAGAGGCGGTTGGTCATAGAATAACCACAGTGGAAGGGCTTAAAAACGCTCCAATACAAGATGCATTTATTAAAAATTGGGGATTTCAATGCGGTTATTGTACTTCCGGGTTCCTGATGGTTTGCCACGCACTGGCCAGGCACAAACCAGATGCGGATGATGAAACCATAGAGGAATGGTTACAATCCAATCTATGCAGATGTACCGGTTATGAGGAAATAGAGAATGCCGTAAAATCAATATTATCAGGGAATTATAATTGA
- the mscL gene encoding large conductance mechanosensitive channel protein MscL, with product MGNKKGIIAEFKEFVLRGNVVDLAVGVIIGAAFQAIVNSLVKDIISPLIGVITGGVDFSNKFVPLYAVPAGADVSTLSAAQALGPVFAYGSFITAVINFLIMASVIFMMIKVINSLRGKKQQAEPAASTDKECPFCYTRINVNATRCPNCTSKLPVQPETVQED from the coding sequence ATGGGAAATAAAAAAGGTATTATAGCTGAGTTTAAAGAATTTGTTTTACGCGGGAATGTGGTTGACCTGGCAGTTGGCGTTATTATCGGTGCTGCTTTTCAGGCGATCGTCAATTCTCTGGTAAAGGATATTATATCTCCTTTGATCGGAGTAATTACCGGAGGAGTGGACTTCTCCAACAAATTTGTTCCTCTATATGCTGTTCCGGCAGGTGCGGATGTTTCCACGCTTTCAGCTGCACAAGCACTTGGTCCGGTATTTGCTTATGGTTCCTTTATTACGGCAGTAATCAATTTTTTAATTATGGCTTCTGTTATTTTTATGATGATAAAAGTGATTAATTCCCTGCGGGGGAAAAAGCAGCAGGCGGAACCGGCTGCTTCTACGGACAAGGAATGCCCATTTTGTTATACTCGTATCAATGTAAACGCTACCCGCTGCCCTAATTGTACAAGCAAACTTCCTGTACAGCCTGAAACAGTACAGGAAGATTAA